From a region of the Gemmatimonadota bacterium genome:
- a CDS encoding MMPL family transporter, translated as MRLERYTAVILRYRWLVVALATLVMLALTAGVRFINVTNDYRILFGEDNPQLLAFDALENTYSASNTALIAIAPQDGSVFTREALGAVQELTEAAWRAPYSSRVNSLTNYTHSEALDDDLVVAPLVDDASSLSDADVVRIEKIALNAIEIAGRLVSHDGRTAGVAINFILPEDHDQAVIEITDYLDSILNQARTSHPDIDYYLTGDVVMHRTFADVTKNDMETLTPVVFLIIVGATIILLRSILSTLSIVAMLVFVISTTMGFAGWNGVVFSPTNAGVPIIVMVIAIADSIHVVTSVLLGMRRGLDRNAAIVESLRINAYPVFITSVTTAIGFLSLNASDSPPFHVLGNYVAFGVLCALVYTMTLLPALLSILPLRASLVQSQGTAFFDRFADFVIARRKFLLWFVTAVVVVLIIGVPRNELSDNMAQYFDDRYEFRRNTDYIIDNLTGLDKLEYSLSAGREGGITDPEYLRQVDAFAEWYRAQPEVTHVQAFSDIMKRLNKNMHGDDPAFYRLPEDPDLAAQYLLLYEFSLPFGSDLNDRIDVAKSATRLSVVTRNAWSRDLRELDKRAQVWLQTNAPAFAYEASGLSIVFAHLSLRNINSMLRGTITAMVLISFILIWIFKSVRVGLLSLLPNFIPAIMSFGLWGYLVGHVGIASSVVIAVVFGIVVDDTIHFLSKYLKARRDGLPAPEAVRYTFNTVGHALWTTTAVLSVGFLVFATSGFEVSWALGLLVTITIVFALVADFLLLPTLLIAIDRRNS; from the coding sequence TTGCGATTAGAACGCTATACCGCTGTCATTTTGCGCTATCGATGGTTGGTCGTTGCGCTCGCAACGCTGGTCATGCTGGCATTGACGGCAGGTGTTCGCTTCATTAATGTCACAAACGATTATCGCATTCTGTTTGGTGAAGACAATCCGCAACTCCTCGCTTTCGACGCTCTGGAGAACACGTATTCGGCCTCCAATACGGCACTGATTGCCATTGCGCCCCAAGATGGCTCGGTGTTTACCCGCGAGGCGCTTGGCGCGGTTCAGGAATTGACCGAAGCCGCGTGGCGTGCGCCATATTCCAGCCGCGTCAATTCCCTTACCAATTATACCCATAGCGAAGCACTCGATGACGATCTGGTTGTCGCTCCGCTCGTTGACGATGCATCTTCTCTGAGCGATGCCGATGTGGTGCGTATTGAGAAGATCGCGCTGAACGCAATCGAAATTGCCGGGCGTCTGGTGTCTCATGATGGGCGCACGGCCGGGGTAGCTATTAATTTTATTCTGCCCGAAGATCATGACCAGGCAGTAATCGAAATTACCGATTATCTCGATTCGATCCTCAATCAAGCCCGTACGAGCCATCCGGATATCGATTATTACCTGACCGGCGATGTCGTCATGCATCGGACTTTCGCCGATGTCACGAAGAACGACATGGAGACTCTGACACCTGTTGTATTTCTCATCATTGTAGGTGCCACAATTATTCTCCTGCGTTCGATTCTCAGTACTTTATCCATTGTCGCCATGCTCGTGTTTGTCATCAGTACGACTATGGGATTCGCCGGCTGGAATGGCGTGGTGTTCAGCCCTACCAATGCCGGCGTGCCGATTATTGTTATGGTGATCGCCATTGCGGATTCAATCCACGTTGTCACGAGTGTTTTGCTGGGTATGAGACGCGGCCTGGACAGAAATGCGGCAATTGTCGAATCACTCCGCATCAATGCCTATCCGGTATTTATCACTTCGGTCACGACGGCGATTGGATTCCTCAGTCTGAATGCCTCAGATTCACCACCTTTTCACGTTCTGGGCAATTACGTGGCATTTGGCGTCTTGTGCGCGCTTGTGTACACTATGACGCTATTGCCGGCATTGCTTTCGATTTTGCCCTTGCGCGCATCTCTTGTGCAGTCTCAGGGGACGGCCTTTTTCGACCGTTTTGCCGACTTTGTCATCGCCCGTCGCAAATTTCTGCTGTGGTTCGTCACTGCGGTTGTCGTGGTCCTGATAATCGGCGTTCCCCGCAATGAGCTGAGCGATAATATGGCGCAGTATTTTGACGATCGCTACGAGTTCCGGCGCAATACGGATTATATTATTGATAATCTGACTGGTCTGGATAAGCTGGAATATTCGCTGAGTGCAGGGCGCGAAGGTGGTATTACCGATCCGGAGTATCTGCGCCAGGTCGATGCTTTTGCCGAGTGGTACCGGGCACAACCCGAAGTGACCCATGTCCAGGCTTTTTCGGACATTATGAAACGTCTCAATAAAAATATGCACGGCGACGACCCTGCCTTTTATCGCTTGCCCGAAGACCCGGATCTCGCGGCGCAGTACCTGTTGCTTTACGAGTTTTCTCTTCCGTTTGGCAGCGATCTCAATGACCGCATAGATGTCGCAAAATCCGCTACGCGCCTGAGTGTCGTGACCAGGAATGCGTGGTCTCGAGATTTGCGTGAACTCGATAAGCGCGCGCAAGTCTGGCTTCAGACCAATGCGCCTGCTTTTGCATACGAAGCATCGGGTCTGAGCATTGTTTTTGCCCACCTGTCCCTGCGAAATATCAATAGTATGTTGCGCGGTACAATCACTGCTATGGTACTCATTTCCTTCATCCTGATCTGGATTTTCAAAAGTGTTCGGGTCGGTCTCCTCAGCTTGTTGCCCAATTTTATCCCCGCGATTATGAGCTTTGGCCTGTGGGGCTATCTCGTCGGCCATGTTGGGATTGCCTCTTCGGTGGTGATCGCCGTTGTTTTTGGAATTGTTGTGGATGATACGATTCATTTTCTGAGCAAATATCTGAAGGCCCGGCGCGATGGCCTTCCCGCACCCGAGGCCGTGCGCTATACCTTTAACACGGTGGGCCATGCGTTATGGACGACGACCGCAGTGTTGTCAGTGGGCTTTCTGGTGTTCGCCACATCGGGATTTGAGGTGAGTTGGGCACTCGGCCTTTTGGTCACGATTACGATTGTCTTCGCGCTTGTTGCTGACTTTTTGCTTTTGCCAACTCTGCTGATTGCTATTGACCGGAGAAATTCATGA